The following proteins come from a genomic window of Actinomycetes bacterium:
- a CDS encoding proline--tRNA ligase, whose amino-acid sequence MRFTQYYIPTLKEDPSESELRSHSLSLRAGLIRKVASGIYTYLPLGLRVLRKIENIVREEMNRAGAIELMLSVIQPSDLWQKSERWDQYGPEMFRLKDRNQRDFCLGPTHEELITYLAYLDLKSYKELPVNLYQIQTKFRDEIRPRYGLLRAREFIMKDAYSFCKNPEELDEVYQAMYKAYSRITERLGLEYLVVEADTGLIGGSFSHEFIILAEQGEEVMVLCPDCGYSAKQEEAIFKAGNKSPEEDKKELKMVHTPEVSSIEKLSDFLGVAADSIVKSLVMEGKDGSLYAFLVSGERELDIDKASKVARTELGMVDQSLAHDLNLGFFGPIGAREDIKFFADNSIKGKINFIIGANKRDHHYINANYGRDFKVDDWGSFTYPVEGDWCKHCGSRLTFKKGIEIGHIFKLGTKYSRKLEASFLDKDGKRMPFQMGCYGIGVSRIMSAAIEQLSDDDGIIWPESIAPFDAEIIVINADDEAMVQAADKIYGQLCDMDIDVLYDDRNIRAGIKFKDASLIGIPVRLIVGKNTVQKGIVELEFRKGRQKEEVELKDLPQFMAQIKQLQKT is encoded by the coding sequence GATTTACACAATATTATATCCCTACTTTAAAGGAAGATCCCAGTGAATCCGAGCTTAGAAGCCACTCACTTTCTTTAAGGGCGGGTCTTATCAGGAAAGTTGCTTCGGGAATATATACCTATCTTCCCCTGGGGCTCAGGGTTTTGAGAAAAATTGAAAATATTGTACGGGAAGAGATGAATAGGGCAGGAGCTATTGAGCTTATGCTATCGGTTATTCAGCCGTCCGATTTGTGGCAAAAGTCTGAAAGATGGGATCAGTATGGGCCGGAAATGTTCAGGTTAAAGGACAGGAATCAAAGGGATTTCTGTCTTGGTCCCACCCATGAAGAACTGATTACTTACCTGGCTTACCTGGACCTGAAATCCTATAAAGAGCTACCGGTTAATTTGTACCAGATTCAGACTAAATTCAGAGATGAAATCAGACCCAGATACGGGTTGCTGAGGGCCAGGGAGTTTATAATGAAGGATGCTTACAGCTTCTGCAAAAACCCGGAAGAACTTGATGAAGTATACCAGGCTATGTATAAGGCTTACAGCAGGATAACTGAAAGGCTGGGGCTGGAGTATCTGGTGGTAGAGGCGGATACCGGACTCATAGGAGGAAGTTTTTCACATGAGTTTATCATTTTAGCCGAACAGGGTGAAGAAGTAATGGTTTTATGCCCCGACTGCGGCTATTCCGCAAAACAGGAGGAGGCAATTTTTAAAGCTGGTAATAAATCTCCGGAAGAAGATAAAAAAGAACTGAAAATGGTACATACTCCCGAGGTGAGCAGTATTGAGAAACTTTCAGATTTTCTGGGGGTTGCAGCCGACAGTATAGTTAAATCTCTGGTAATGGAAGGAAAAGATGGCAGCCTGTATGCATTTTTGGTTAGTGGTGAACGGGAGCTGGATATAGATAAGGCTTCGAAAGTAGCCCGGACCGAACTGGGCATGGTGGACCAGTCTTTGGCCCATGATTTAAATCTTGGCTTTTTCGGGCCCATAGGAGCCAGGGAAGATATTAAATTTTTTGCTGATAATTCCATAAAAGGAAAGATAAATTTCATTATAGGTGCCAATAAAAGGGATCACCATTACATTAATGCCAATTACGGACGTGATTTTAAAGTGGATGACTGGGGGAGTTTCACTTACCCTGTTGAAGGCGATTGGTGTAAACACTGCGGCAGCAGGTTGACTTTTAAGAAGGGTATTGAGATAGGACATATATTCAAACTGGGCACCAAATACAGCCGGAAACTCGAGGCCAGCTTCCTGGATAAAGATGGTAAGAGGATGCCTTTTCAGATGGGCTGTTATGGCATAGGGGTAAGCAGGATAATGTCTGCAGCTATAGAACAGCTAAGCGATGATGACGGCATAATCTGGCCAGAGTCAATTGCACCTTTTGATGCTGAAATCATAGTTATCAATGCTGATGATGAAGCTATGGTCCAGGCGGCTGATAAAATATATGGGCAGCTGTGCGATATGGATATAGATGTTCTGTATGATGACCGCAATATAAGGGCAGGTATAAAGTTTAAGGATGCTTCACTTATAGGTATACCCGTAAGGCTTATTGTGGGAAAGAATACGGTCCAAAAAGGGATTGTGGAATTAGAATTCAGAAAGGGCAGGCAGAAAGAAGAGGTTGAATTAAAAGATTTACCACAATTTATGGCCCAAATAAAACAACTGCAAAAGACTTAA